The sequence taattttaacctttaaaaaatatttcaaatggattgatatttttacttttcaattagatattcaaatatttttttccaattttatcctataataatattattttgaaagacttaataatatatttattgaaattaagataaaaaaataaaaatatccttaataaatattaattcttttagaatatctttttaccaggtgatttttttttaagcatcgGTCATATTTTGGAAAGgaggaaataatatttttaccatTTTGTTTGTGCCAATTATCTGTATCCAGGCATCATCTTCCAGCTCCATGGGACAACCAAGAATGAATGACACGTGGAATCCTCAATTCAGTAAGATTCACCCAAGGCGCATTTTATCATTACCCGCCACTTCCGCGTCCCCTTCTCACTCTGACCGAACCCTCCACGTAATACCTCACCAAACAAaaccacattaaaaaaaaaaaaacatttctctCGTGTTCTCCCCGCCACCCTCTCTCACCCTCCACCCCCATGCGCACTTTAGCCCCTCCATGTCCATCCTACGCCGCCTCCACCTAAACCTTCGCACCACCACCCGCCGCCGCCGCCTTGCCACCGCTTCCGCCGCACTACGCCAGGACACCACCGTCTGGACCCCGGCCCCTCTCTCCGAGGTCGAGCACGCCGCCGAGTCCCTCTTCCACATCGCCATCGACGTCTCCGACGCGCCCGATCACGCCGCGTCCCACACACTCGCCGGGCAGTACCTCCAGCTCCGCCTCCCCGACGCGCTCAAGCCCTCGTTTCTGGCCATCGCGTCGCCGCCGAAGCTCGCCGCGGCGCGTGGAGTGTTCGAGTTTCTGGTGAAGAGCGTGGCGGGGTCCACCGCGGAAGCGCTGTGCGCGTTGAAGAGAGGGGATGTGGTTGAACTCAGCCAAGTCATGGGAAACGGATTCAACATCGATCGGATCCACCCTCCGAAGAATTTTGGAACCGTTCTCGTCTTCGCCACTGGATCTGGAATTAGGTCAGTTCTCCGATTTACCTTTTTACCCCCAAAATTTTATAGAACGTAGAATTTCTGTTGTAACAAATTCATGCTACATGGAAATGAAGGTTTTAGATTACAGTTGTTGTTCTAGTTTTGTCACAATCCTTGATATTGCCAAAAATTGCAAATCTAATTGCAGTATCAATGCGGCATAGACCCCAAAACCTTGATGCTACAGTTGCAAATAGTTACCGAATTTTAAAATCTTGTATTGaatttattaacaataaaacaGTGTGCTACTAGGTTCGGATTGGATAAATGTTTCCATTAATGCTTATAAGAGAAGAAGTTAACAAGGTATAATGAATTGAGTTTTTTCTCTGAGTTAAACTTATACACCTCAATACTAGATGAAAGAGGTTTTATGAAAGTTAAGTGTattagttgattttaacttgtggGAGTAGCAcaattcattttagttttttttttctgctgtAAGTGTTTATAGAAAAGTTTGCCTAAACAGGACCATAATACTAGattttccatttattttctttaatttggtGTCACTGTTTACTTTGTTGTGTGCAGTCCAATTCGGTCGCTTATTGAGTCAGGATTTGATGCTGCGAAGAGGTCTGATGTGAGACTATATTATGGGGCCAGGAACCTTCAGAGAATGGCTTATCAGGTTAGTTCAGTTGTTTCGTTTGTTAGCTTGATGGAAGGAAAGCTCAAACTACTTTCAATCAGAGCTTGCTTTAATAACAATGTTCTTTTATGTTATAGGATAGGTTTAAAGATTGGGAATCTTCCGGTGTGAAGATTGTGCCTGTATTGTCTCAACCAGATGAGAGTTGGACTGGGGAAAGTGGCTATGTTCAGGTAAAGTGTGTCAGCACGTTGGATTAGAGTTTCATTTTACTAGCTTCACAAGGTGAAGATTGTTTTCATTTCACACATGATTACATCCACAGGCTGCATTTTCAAGAGAGAAGCAAATATCTGACCCACTGGCAACTGGTGCTGTACTTTGTGGACAGAAACAGATGACCGAGGTGCGCTATTAGAGCTTAGCTTTACTTGTCTATCTTCATAATTATGAGACATGTATTTGTTCTGTGTTTATTAACTTGTCCACTAGTACAACCTTCTGGGCAATTGCCAGCCTTTCCTAGTCAAGTTATATGAAGAAACCTATGTAGAGAATGAGAGAAAGATGCCATAATGGTTCCTTTTGAGGAAACCAAACCTCCTATAAATAGCACTTTCAATTAGCCTTAGGTAAAGCCACAAtgactaaaaatttaaataattatagaaaCAAATGAATTACTCAAGATTTTGCTGACAAGACAAGGTAATCTCCACAAGTCATGCATCACGTTGATTACAATCTAGTAGTTTTCATTCTCCTTTCCCTGCTCtctgattttcttatttttttcaaacttagTGAAAGAGCTGTCCAACTAATAGAGAATAAGGTGCATTAGGAGAAGTTGACGAAACAGCTTTATTTATCAAGATGGGATTTGGATGCACTCATGCATGTCACCAATCTAAGTGCCTTTAAACTGGACTCACTCAAATAGGATTTTATTGTACAAAACACTCACTTCTATATAAGGAACGGGTTATTATAGCATATATTATGTGTGAATGCGTTCAGTGACTTGCTTGAGAAAGATAGGTTGCTTCACAATCTCGCGGGGAAGAGATATGCATTGTTCAAATTATTGTCTACAATGCTTTTAGCCACTTGATCTGTTATCAATGTTGCTAAGGATTTTTGTAGCTCATGTTTTTTCTACAATGCTATGTAGTGAGAATTGAGAAATGCTAAcaacactaatttttttttgttggataaAACCTAATGTGGCCCCATAAATAATGTAGGTTCATTCTTAATTAGTGGGGTCACATGGGGTTTCACACAGCAACAGAGTGTAAAATATTGTGTTGCTAGCGTTTTCTTTATGTCGTGGTTCCAATGCATGACCCTTGAGTATGTTATTGTTGCAGGAAGTGACATCAATTCTTGTTGCTGCTGGAGTATCCGCTGATAAGATATTGAAGAACTTCTGACCAAAATGGACTTTTGGGCACTGTTGTAtcattttttgaatttaaaatactcCATAATTATTTCATTGCCTTTGCTGAGGATCAAGCATCTCAGCGTGGAATgtacaataaaaaacaattttggaattttagtCTATATATAAGAATTTCCGGGGTCCAAATAGAGGACGGGAATACCAGGCTTAAGAAAGTTGAAAAATACTTTTGCTAGGGTTGGTTTGTTTCACTCTTGCAAGCCAATATTTTGTTCTAGTTCTATCAATGCCCGTATTATCACGCAGCCATCATCGATATATTGACATTAAGATTGACACTGAGCCAAGAGTCGACGTGTAATTCGGCTGTTTTTAATTAAGCTCGACTCGCATAGCTTCCAAaagtattttatatcattttactcTCATTAAAATGAGATTTGAATTTGCGACAATTTCAAAATGCGTCTGCTTTTGTGTTTTGGTTGTTACACAGTAAGAACTAATTTAATTAGATCGACAACAAAATCTCAtgttaataatagaaaaattaaaaattgataaactAATGAACAGTTCATTAAATTCAGTATTCAGAGTTGAAAGAAATTAGTCCTTATCATACAATCACATTAACGTTAGatggttaatattatttaatatttcccaaactaaaataatttcaaccacatgtaataaaattaacaaattaacttgTCAAGCTGTCATGCTctcatcaaatatatatttcatgtcTTACCATGAAAGCTTTTAAGAATTAATGGCTCCGTAACAATGAAAGCTTTTAAGAATTAGTGTTGACGTCGATGAGATTTAAACttggttaaattagtttttttagtactctaatttatttttaatttattttttagatttaatttattcttctaatcttttttaggtttaatttaatcttctaattttttaaaattattttaatttaatcctttaatttaaatagtaagaaatcatattttataacagTTTAAAATCATAACTAAGTGATTTTAAAACACCACAAaatatgcattttaaaaaaaataatgaattttaaaaattaaatgaccaaattgaataaagaaacctagttttaaaaattaaaaaatcaaattaaacctaaataataaattaaaagactaaaagatTAATTTAACCTTTCAAGATAAAAGGAGGACAaagtccaaaacaaaaaatgagatCATCTAAAAAAATCTGCCCACAACCATAGGTAGGTATTTCATGCAAACGTACACGTAGCTGCAACCGATAAGgtgttgtgaaaaaaaaaaaatcaatagcaGGCCATTGCCTATGCACCTGCAATTCTTAGCTTTCCTCATGGCGTGCAACACGTACCTCCCAAGCATTTTTTCAGAGCTCTTTGATGACCCTGCAATGATTGTCCACGGCAAGTATTCACACGTCTTTTCAACACTAACAGTTACTAAAGTTGACGAATCAGTCTCTACCCACAAATGAGTAACCGAGTGCAGTAGCAAaaccaaacaaagaaaaatccCTCAAGAACCCTCAAGAGTATTCTTTTTGTAAACTTCAAATACAACTGTTTATAGATGAATAAGGATCAACTTAATGTCATCAGCCAACAATGACCCAACAAAGTTTCAATAGTGTCAATAACTGCCGCCAATATTACAACCGAcataaataatgaaattgtTCCTTTAACTTTAATTTGAATATCAAATAGTCAGTTACCAATTCCAGTACAGAAGCACCACAAACAGATAGCAGGACAGATTctcaaaaatcaaaaaatttgaCCATCATTATTCTCAACCATAGCTCTACTTTCATGATGACCACCATCCTTTTTCTCAGTTTCAGTTTTGTCTAACTCCTCGCCATGCTTTCCATTGAATTTAGGAGAGTGTTGCTGCATGTAGTTTCTCTCATCATCCAAGTGGTGGCGATGGTGGTGGCGGCGATGGtggtggtgacaatggtggtgatgGCGACCAGACTTCTTATCCATTgatcttttttt comes from Glycine soja cultivar W05 chromosome 20, ASM419377v2, whole genome shotgun sequence and encodes:
- the LOC114401373 gene encoding fruit protein pKIWI502-like, whose protein sequence is MSILRRLHLNLRTTTRRRRLATASAALRQDTTVWTPAPLSEVEHAAESLFHIAIDVSDAPDHAASHTLAGQYLQLRLPDALKPSFLAIASPPKLAAARGVFEFLVKSVAGSTAEALCALKRGDVVELSQVMGNGFNIDRIHPPKNFGTVLVFATGSGISPIRSLIESGFDAAKRSDVRLYYGARNLQRMAYQDRFKDWESSGVKIVPVLSQPDESWTGESGYVQAAFSREKQISDPLATGAVLCGQKQMTEEVTSILVAAGVSADKILKNF